A single Musa acuminata AAA Group cultivar baxijiao chromosome BXJ2-1, Cavendish_Baxijiao_AAA, whole genome shotgun sequence DNA region contains:
- the LOC135598414 gene encoding serine/threonine-protein kinase-like protein At3g51990 produces the protein MMGYLSCRADSSVATCRSISSSDVSSHKPLRKKKHSTNNLTNLSAPKEEAGDFAHHPGIRHFTYRELESATGNFSDDVLLGRGSHGAVYKAVLRGGRQVAVKRPSRRPHHLCSPLPAASVAAATARDEVENEIEILAGIRSPRLVNLIGFTPSASDRKERLLVVEFMPNGTLYDLLHSNPRPPGWARRIRLALQTAKALLTLHSVQPPVIHRDVKSANILLDQSFNARLGDFGLALRDDEDTKFPSARSTPPAGTLGYLDPSYVTPENLSTKTDVFSFGILLLEIMSGRKAIDVAHSPPSVVEWAVPLLRKGKVSTLFDPRIGPPKDPVARRQLATLAASCVRSYKEMRPSMEEVVEQLNVLSKTVLSRAWNGLSVGNPCSVVDVERPLTKLNSTSINRGRSPASDSRFHGEDEPLDKDRDIAVNVKKPPLIIKESRSSRNARRVFLEDTRGSTNLLDLMAQPDRELIKTLAAGVTSNNSPTISRARTLRVIHDFHGSDAILQLRRNGSLTKEPLKSFSRFNEIDTINEKAHD, from the coding sequence ATGATGGGTTACCTCTCGTGCCGTGCTGACTCCTCCGTCGCCACCTGCCGCTCTATCTCCTCCTCCGACGTAAGCTCCCACAAGCCCCTCCGAAAGAAGAAGCACAGCACCAACAACCTCACAAATTTGTCGGCACCGAAAGAAGAAGCCGGCGACTTCGCCCACCACCCCGGTATCCGCCACTTCACCTACCGAGAGCTCGAGTCGGCCACGGGCAACTTCTCTGACGACGTCCTCCTCGGCCGCGGCAGCCATGGCGCCGTCTACAAGGCGGTCCTCCGCGGCGGGCGCCAGGTCGCGGTCAAGCGCCCCTCCCGCCGTCCCCACCATCTCTGCTCCCCCTTGCCGGCTGCTTCCGTCGCCGCGGCCACTGCTCGCGACGAGGTCGAGAACGAGATCGAGATCCTAGCCGGCATCCGCAGCCCCCGCCTCGTCAACCTCATCGGCTTCACCCCCTCCGCCTCCGATCGGAAAGAGCGGCTTCTGGTGGTGGAGTTCATGCCCAACGGCACGCTCTACGACCTCCTCCACTCCAATCCACGCCCGCCTGGATGGGCTCGCCGCATCCGGCTTGCCCTCCAGACTGCCAAAGCCCTTCTCACCCTCCACTCCGTGCAGCCGCCCGTCATCCACCGCGACGTCAAGTCGGCAAATATACTGCTCGATCAGAGCTTCAACGCTCGGCTGGGGGACTTCGGTCTCGCCCTCCGGGACGATGAGGATACCAAATTCCCCTCCGCCCGCTCCACGCCTCCCGCAGGCACGCTCGGCTACCTCGACCCCTCTTACGTCACGCCTGAGAACCTGAGCACCAAGACGGACGTATTTAGCTTCGGGATCTTACTTCTGGAGATCATGAGCGGCCGGAAGGCAATCGATGTTGCCCACTCCCCGCCGTCAGTCGTGGAGTGGGCCGTCCCCTTGTTGAGAAAGGGGAAGGTCTCAACGCTTTTTGATCCAAGGATCGGGCCGCCCAAGGACCCAGTGGCGAGGAGGCAGCTTGCGACACTGGCTGCCAGCTGCGTGCGGTCATACAAGGAAATGCGGCCATCCATGGAGGAGGTCGTGGAGCAACTCAATGTGTTGAGCAAGACAGTGCTGTCGAGAGCTTGGAATGGGCTCTCGGTCGGAAACCCATGCTCGGTGGTTGACGTGGAGAGGCCCTTGACGAAGCTGAATTCTACTAGTATCAATCGGGGCCGGAGTCCAGCTTCGGATTCAAGGTTTCATGGAGAGGATGAGCCACTTGACAAGGATCGAGACATAGCTGTTAATGTGAAGAAGCCCCCTTTGATTATAAAGGAATCTCGTTCTTCGAGGAACGCAAGGAGGGTGTTCTTGGAGGACACAAGGGGAAGTACAAATCTATTGGATCTCATGGCTCAGCCTGATCGAGAGCTAATTAAAACGTTGGCAGCTGGTGTGACTAGTAACAATAGTCCTACTATCAGCAGGGCAAGGACTCTGCGAGTCATTCATGATTTCCATGGCAGTGATGCAATTTTGCAATTGAGGAGGAATGGATCTTTGACAAAGGAGCCATTGAAATCATTTTCGAGAtttaatgagattgatactattaATGAGAAGGCTCATGATTGA
- the LOC135598413 gene encoding protein CLT1, chloroplastic-like yields MGGVPNLTGLSFEHSNAAIPRRIKPDVTVANSLPPRRRTDNPHVSLEVPSPTCFYAVSLSRSFSACSLLRQETSDPRNTAPRQKGASSSDFLPSPSDRDKSAFEETGVDSSPSPSPSASLPLDPIPRSAMSTCYRRILNTSISPPSDLSFRRPHLRPVSVRSASSDGITRALRSTSVSWTPEPAVDRSLGGRGTRRGKGSPAVMCLSAMGEMIGEVEVEGRRSRAAEVLAAAAVTVVLGTGNRVLQKLALVPLKEYPFFLAQFTTFGYLVVYFSILCIRYHTGIVTDEMLSLPKTPFLAVGLLEALAAASGMAAGAVLSGASIPVLSQTFLVWQLLFSVIFLKRRYRFNQILGCLLVMVGVVITVTSGSVAGMSLKNSGIFWSLLMITSFLFQAADTILKEMIFLDAAKKLKGGSVDLFVVNSFGSAFQALFICLLMPFLSKLWGIHFSQLPSYIRDGTACFLNIGSLSKGCEGAPILPVLFVIVNMAFNISLLHLLKISSAVVSCLASTFAVPLAIYAFTLPLPYIGAASSLPTGFIAGAAVLVSGLLLYCWAPSRSPSHTKLT; encoded by the exons ATGGGAGGCGTCCCGAATCTGACCGGCCTTTCCTTTGAGCATTCCAACGCGGCAATTCCACGTCGCATTAAGCCCGACGTGACGGTGGCGAATTCTCTTCCTCCTCGCCGACGAACCGACAATCCACACGTGTCTCTTGAAGTGCCGTCACCCACGTGCTTTTATGCCGTGTCGCTGTCACGCTCCTTCAGCGCCTGTTCGCTGCTCCGACAAGAAACTTCCGATCCGCGCAACACCGCACCGCGACAGAAGGGGGCGTCGTCTTCAGACTTTTTACCGTCGCCATCGGACCGAGATAAAAGTGCGTTCGAGGAGACCGGGGTGGACAGTTCtccctcgccctccccctccgcCTCCCTCCCTCTCGACCCAATTCCCAGATCGGCGATGTCTACATGCTATCGTCGGATCCTCAACACCTCGATCTCCCCACCATCCGATCTCTCTTTCCGGCGGCCACATCTCCGACCTGTGTCCGTCCGCTCTGCATCGAGCGATGGGATCACCCGCGCTCTCCGATCGACGAGCGTGTCGTGGACCCCAGAACCGGCCGTCGACCGTTCCCTTGGCGGCCGAGGGACGCGCCGGGGGAAGGGATCTCCGGCGGTTATGTGCCTCAGCGCCATGGGGGAGATGATCGGCGAAGTGGAGGTGGAGGGGCGGCGGAGTAGGGCGGCGGAGGTGTTGGCGGCAGCGGCTGTCACGGTGGTCTTGGGGACCGGCAATCGAGTGCTCCAAAAGCTTGCGCTCGTACCGCTCAAGGAGTACCCGTTCTTCCTCGCCCAATTCACCACGTTCGG ATACTTGGTGGTGTACTTTTCTATCCTTTGCATTCGTTATCATACTGGCATTGTCACCGATGAGATGCTGTCTCTACCGAAGACCCCATTTTTGGCTGTGGGACTTCTAGAGGCTTTGGCAGCAGCATCAGGAATGGCAGCAGGAG CTGTTCTTTCTGGGGCATCGATTCCAGTACTATCTCAG ACATTTCTTGTTTGGCAGCTTCTTTTTTCAGTTATATTTCTTAAGAGGCGATATCGTTTCAACCAAATACTAGGGTGCTTGCTTGTGATGGTTGGAGTAGTAATCACTGTGACAAG TGGGTCAGTTGCTGGCATGTCATTGAAAAATTCTGGAATATTTTGGTCGCTTCTCATGAtaacatcatttttatttcaagctGCTGACACCATTTTGAAG GAGATGATATTCTTGGATGCTGCTAAGAAACTAAAG GGAGGTTCGGTTGATCTTTTTGTAGTGAACTCATTTGGATCTGCTTTTCAA GCACTGTTTATATGCCTTTTAATGCCGTTTTTGTCAAAGCTATGGGGCATTCATTTCAGTCAGTTGCCCTCATACATTAGGGATGGAACAGCCTGCTTCTTAAATATTGGTTCACTGTCAAAAG GATGTGAGGGTGCACCAATTTTACCAGTATTGTTTGTGATTGTTAACATGGCCTTTAACATATCATTGCTACATCTTCTGAAGATTTCTTCGGCAGTAGTCTCTTGTCTTGCATCCACTTTTGCAG TTCCTCTCGCCATCTATGCCTTCACACTGCCATTGCCATACATTGGAGCAGCGTCGTCGCTACCCACAGGCTTCATTGCTGGAGCAGCAGTTCTTGTGTCTGGTCTCCTCCTCTATTGTTGGGCTCCATCTCGAAGCCCCTCTCACACTAAATTAACCTGA